Proteins encoded together in one Camelina sativa cultivar DH55 chromosome 9, Cs, whole genome shotgun sequence window:
- the LOC104715711 gene encoding uncharacterized protein LOC104715711 gives MGDIIQERLSVSSSSSSSSSSLSLPTAQPKGNSLPIDRESWMIAEQRAHEILCTIQPVVVSDRSRNEIIDYVRSLIKSHDGIEVFAFGSVPLKTYLPDGDIDLTVLTKQNMDDDFYGQLCNKLQNEDSESEFQATGVQFIPAQVKVIKCNIRNIAVDISFNQTAGLCALCFLEQIDQLFGRDHLFKRSIILVKAWCYYESRILGANTGLISTYALAVLVLHIINLFHSSLSGPLAVLYKFLDYYGSFDWSNYCISVSGRVPISSLPELMASTKAVEGNGLEFPIKPLNIVDPLKHSNNLGKSVTQGNVQRLRHAFTHGARKLRDVLSLPGESMGWRLERFFRNSLERNGKGQRQDVNDPVTAFGTGRSELSELSGDFEGYFERLVYGQMYHGYSIPGTFQHSYIPVNSHVKDQSGWDIVRDLVSCRKNEFYLRGLNVSTSVQPFPLHSLTNGCQNMRKRRGTGTYIPDMSRQLYSDRFRDSSRRNTSAHHLKTSAEAIDDEKASSCCVLSGEVSTSCTGNKGEECVRPEACTDPDQPVLKSPRCVNPEIDENCQSLPPENLVDAISSSTLVLENCKEENSRSSETMNGS, from the exons ATGGGTGATATTATTCAAGAAAGATTGTCagtttcttcgtcttcgtcttcctcatcatcctcattgTCACTACCAACAGCACAACCTAAAGGGAATTCATTGCCAATAGATAGGGAATCTTGGATGATTGCAGAGCAGAGAGCTCATGAGATACTTTGCACTATCCAACCTGTCGTTGTTTCAGACAGAAGTCGGAATGAGATCATTGATTATGTACGATCTCTTATCAAGAGTCATGATGGAATTGAG GTCTTTGCATTTGGTTCGGTGCCTCTTAAAACCTATCTTCCAGATGGAGACATTGATCTGACGGTCCTAACTAAGCAAAATATGGATGACGATTTTTATGGACAATTGTGCAATAAGCTTCAAAATGAAGACAGCGAGTCTGAATTCCAGGCAACAGGTGTTCAGTTTATCCCTGcacag GTCAAGGTCATAAAATGCAATATCAGGAACATTGCTGTGGATATCTCTTTTAATCAAACGGCAGGTCTCTGTGCTTTATGTTTCCTGGAACAG ATTGACCAACTCTTTGGGAGAGATCATCTTTTCAAGCGTAGCATCATCTTAGTTAAAGCTTGGTGCTACTACGAGAGTCGAATTCTTGGTGCGAACACTGGATTGATCTCAACATATGCATTGGCAGTACTAGTCTTGCACATCATCAACCTATTTCATTCATCATTATCCGGCCCTTTAGCG GTTCTGTATAAGTTCTTGGACTATTATGGTTCATTTGATTGGAGCAACTACTGTATCAGTGTCAGTGGTCGTGTGCCAATATCCTCCCTGCCAGAACTTATGG CTTCAACTAAAGCTGTTGAAGGGAATGGTCTTGAATTTCCTATCAAACCTCTCAATATAGTTGATCCTCTAAAGCACAGCAACAACCTTGGAAAAAGTGTTACACAAG gAAATGTCCAACGATTAAGACATGCTTTTACACATGGAGCTCGAAAGCTCAGAGATGTTCTTTCACTACCTGGTGAAAGCATGGGATGGAGACTGGAGAGATTCTTTCGTAACTCTTTGGAGAGGAATGGTAAGGGTCAAAGGCAAGATGTAAATGATCCCGTTACTGCGTTTGGTACTGGAAGATCAGAATTATCTGAACTTAGTGGAGATTTCGAAGGTTACTTTGAAAGACTTGTGTATGGGCAAATGTATCATGGCTATAGCATACCTGGAACATTTCAGCATAGCTATATCCCGGTGAATTCTCATGTTAAGGACCAGAGTGGTTGGGATATCGTTCGTGACCTTGTGAGTTGTCGAAAGAACGAGTTTTATCTGAGAGGTCTCAATGTATCAACCTCAGTGCAGCCTTTTCCTCTGCACTCTTTAACTAATGGCTGTCAAAACAtgagaaagaggagaggaaCCGGCACGTACATTCCTGACATG AGTCGACAGTTATACTCTGACAGGTTTAGAGACTCGAGTAGGAGAAACACATCGGCGCATCATTTAAAAACTTCCGCTGAGGCAATAGATGATGAGAAAGCCAGTAGTTGCTGCGTTCTTTCTGGTGAAGTGTCTACTTCTTGTACCGGTAACAAAGGAGAAGAATGTGTGAGACCAGAGGCTTGTACCGACCCAGATCAGCCTGTGCTCAAATCTCCAAGATGTGTGAATCCGGAGATAGATGAAAATTGCCAATCTCTACCACCAGAAAACCTAGTAGATGCTATATCTTCAAGCACATTGGTACTGGAAAATTGCAAAGAAGAGAACAGCAGATCCTCGGAAACCATGAACGGTTCTTGA
- the LOC104715710 gene encoding cysteine--tRNA ligase 1, cytoplasmic-like isoform X1, with product MQAAKTGEPSWESPWGPGRPGWHIECSAMSAHYLSPRFDIHGGGADLKFPHHENEIAQTCAACEDSGVSYWLHNGHVTNNNTLEDLVKALSPYREEMSEGVGKAVQTAEAKDIIKKVKSEFETKMSNDLNTAHILTGAFQDAMRFINVSITKLKKMQKKQRMSLVVSLVEVEKAVREVLDVLGLLTTVSYAEFLKEMKQKALTRAEMGEEEVLRKIEERKMARKNKEFKRSDKIRESLAVKGIYLEDTLGGTVWRPATPLILKPKFGLGKIALIFAIMFIFVGLFFYSR from the exons ATGCAGGCTGCAAAAACTGGTGAACCAAGTTGGGAGAGCCCTTGGGGTCCAGGAAGACCAGGATGGCACATTGAGTGCAGCGCCATGAGTGCTCATTACCTGTCTCCGAGATTTGATATTCATGGTGGTGGTGCAGACCTGAAATTCCCGCACCATGAGAATGAGATTGCACAGACATGTGCTGCTTGTGAAGATAGTGGTGTGAGTTATTGGTTACATAATGGACATGTAACCAACAACAAT ACGTTAGAAGACCTTGTCAAAGCTCTGTCGCCATATCGAGAAGAAATGAGTGAAGGTGTTGGAAAGGCTGTACAGACTGCAGAAGCCAAAGACATTATAAAGAAAGTGAAGAGTgagtttgaaacaaaaatgtcaaaCGACTTGAACACTGCACATATACTCACGGGTGCTTTCCAAGATGCAATGAGATTCATAAACGTTTCAATCACCAAGCTCAAGAAGATGCAGAAGAAGCAGCGGATGTCACTGGTCGTGTCACTGGTGGAGGTTGAGAAAGCAGTCAGAGAAGTTCTTGATGTGCTTGGTTTGCTCACAACTGTAAGCTACGCCGaatttttgaaagagatgaaACAAAAGGCATTAACAAGAGCAGAAATGGGAGAAGAGGAGGTCTTGCGGAAGATTGAAGAAAGGAAAATGGCACGGAAGAATAAAGAGTTTAAGAGAAGTGATAAGATCAGAGAGTCGTTGGCAGTTAAAGGGATCTATCTGGAGGATACACTTGGAGGAACTGTCTGGAGACCCGCCACCCCTTTGATTTTGAAGCCTAAATTCGGTTTAGGCAAGATCGCCTTGATTTTTGCTATCATGTTTATTTTCGTTGGCTTGTTCTTCTATAGTCGTTGA
- the LOC104712291 gene encoding cysteine--tRNA ligase 1, cytoplasmic-like isoform X1 → MEVEKEKPELTLYNTMTQLKEVLKPINPGKIGMYVCGITSYDFSHLGHARAAVSFDLLYRYLRHLGYEVTYVRNFTDVDDKVIDRANKCGENPLALSSRFCEEYLVDMAALQCLLPTHQPRVSDHMELIIKMIEKIIENGCGYAVGGDVFFSVDKSPNYGQLSGQRLDHTQAGKRVAVDSRKRNPADFALWKAAKTGEPSWESPWGPGRPGWHIECSAMSAHYLSPRFDIHGGGADLKFPHHENEIAQTCAACEDSGVSYWLHNGHVTNNNTLEDLVKALSPYREEMSEGVGKAVQTAEAKDIIKKVKSEFETKMSNDLNTAHILTGAFQDAMRFINVSITKLKKMQKKQRMSLVVSLVEVEKAVREVLDVLGLLTTVSYAEFLKEMKQKALTRAEMGEEEVLRKIEERKMARKNKEFKRSDKIRESLAVKGIYLEDTLGGTVWRPATPLILKPKFGLGKIALIFAIMFIFVGLFFYSR, encoded by the exons ATGGAGGTGGAGAAGGAGAAGCCAGAATTGACATTGTACAACACGATGACTCAACTGAAGGAAGTTTTAAAACCCATCAATCCTGGAAAGATCGGAATGTATGTCTGTGGTATCACCTCCTACGATTTCAGCCATCTTGGCCACGCTCGTGCCGCCGTCTCCTTTGACCTTCTTTACAG ATACTTAAGGCACTTGGGTTATGAGGTTACTTATGTTCGGAATTTTACTGATGTTGATGACAAG GTGATTGACAGAGCTAACAAGTGTGGAGAGAACCCATTAGCTTTGAGTAGTCGCTTTTGCGAGGAGTATCTTGTAGATATGGCTGCTCTTCAGTGCCTCCTTCCCACTCACCAGCCTCGTGTCAGTGACCATATGGAACTCATTATTAAGATGATTGAAAAG ATCATTGAGAACGGGTGTGGGTATGCAGTGGGTGGTGATGTGTTCTTCTCTGTTGATAAATCACCAAATTACGGTCAATTATCTGGGCAACGGCTGGATCATACTCAAGCTGGTAAGCGTGTTGCTGTTGACTCAAGGAAGCGCAATCCTGCTGACTTTGCATTATGGAAG GCTGCAAAAACTGGTGAACCAAGTTGGGAGAGCCCTTGGGGTCCAGGAAGACCAGGATGGCACATTGAGTGCAGCGCCATGAGTGCTCATTACCTGTCTCCGAGATTTGATATTCATGGTGGTGGTGCAGACCTGAAATTCCCGCACCATGAGAATGAGATTGCACAGACATGTGCTGCTTGTGAAGATAGTGGTGTGAGTTATTGGTTACATAATGGACATGTAACCAACAACAAT ACGTTAGAAGACCTTGTCAAAGCTCTGTCGCCATATCGAGAAGAAATGAGTGAAGGTGTTGGAAAGGCTGTACAGACTGCAGAAGCCAAAGACATTATAAAGAAAGTGAAGAGTgagtttgaaacaaaaatgtcaaaCGACTTGAACACTGCACATATACTCACGGGTGCTTTCCAAGATGCAATGAGATTCATAAACGTTTCAATCACCAAGCTCAAGAAGATGCAGAAGAAGCAGCGGATGTCACTGGTCGTGTCACTGGTGGAGGTTGAGAAAGCAGTCAGAGAAGTTCTTGATGTGCTTGGTTTGCTCACAACTGTAAGCTACGCCGaatttttgaaagagatgaaACAAAAGGCATTAACAAGAGCAGAAATGGGAGAAGAGGAGGTCTTGCGGAAGATTGAAGAAAGGAAAATGGCACGGAAGAATAAAGAGTTTAAGAGAAGTGATAAGATCAGAGAGTCGTTGGCAGTTAAAGGGATCTATCTGGAGGATACACTTGGAGGAACTGTCTGGAGACCCGCCACCCCTTTGATTTTGAAGCCTAAATTCGGTTTAGGCAAGATCGCCTTGATTTTTGCTATCATGTTTATTTTCGTTGGCTTGTTCTTCTATAGTCGTTGA
- the LOC104712294 gene encoding tRNA (guanine(26)-N(2))-dimethyltransferase-like has protein sequence MLLTLSPKTLSSSSSLTLHKSQNPRCNKSPNSARFKSSKQRSHPILVKSEVQIERDLEFEPGDTFFRHESATGRDLGVLSATLYKRSNGTLRVLDAMCGCGIRSLRYLVEADADFVMANDANDDNRKVITDNLSSRVERGNGDERRWVVTHLLANKAMIERYMVADFFDMIDIDSFGSDSSFLRDAFNTLRLGGLLYLTSTDGYSSGGHRPYNSLAAYGAFIRPMPFGNEIGLRMLIGGAMREAALLGYHVTPLFSYYSYHGPVFRVMLRVHRGKLHEDRNYGFVTHCNLCGHSRTLRFDELGLMGCPCSDTKASSSLVVSGPMWLGPLHDASYVKEMLELAKELGWIGEGTGVDLEKLLSIMIEESDPRLPPGYTKMDEMASRAKMNSPPLKKMMSALVKEGYAVSRSHIIPNALKTDCPMSNFVRIAQENLKS, from the exons ATGTTGTTAACTCTCTCTCCTAAAaccctatcttcttcttcttctctcactctccacaaatctcaaaaccctagatGTAATAAATCCCCAAATTCAGCTCGATTCAAGAGTTCGAAACAGAGATCTCATCCCATTCTCGTGAAATCCGAAGTTCAGATTGAGAGAGATCTCGAATTCGAACCGGGAGATACTTTTTTCCGCCACGAAAGCGCTACAGGACGAGACCTCGGCGTGTTATCGGCGACGCTGTACAAGAGATCCAATGGAACTTTACGGGTGCTGGACGCGATGTGCGGATGTGGAATTAGGTCGCTTCGTTATCTTGTGGAAGCAGATGCTGATTTCGTGATGGCCAACGACGCCAACGATGATAATAGGAAGGTGATTACTGATAATTTGAGTAGTAGAGTGGAGAGAGGTAACGGAGATGAGAGGAGATGGGTTGTGACGCATTTGTTGGCTAATAAAGCTATGATTGAGCGGTACATGGTTGCTGATTTTTTCGATATGATTGACATTGATTCGTTTGGGAGTGATTCGTCTTTTTTGAGAGATGCGTTTAATACGTTGAGATTGGGTGGTTTGCTTTACTTGACTTCAACTGATGGTTACTCTTCTGGTGGTCACCGACCTTATAA TTCTTTAGCAGCCTATGGAGCATTTATTAGGCCAATGCCCTTTGGGAATGAGATTGGGCTAAGAATGCTTATAGGTGGAGCTATGAGAGAGGCTGCTCTACTTGGTTATCATGTTACGCCTCTTTTCTCATACTATTCTTATCACGGACCTGTGTTTCGAGTCATGCTGAGGGTTCACCGTGGGAAACTACATGAGGacag GAACTATGGTTTTGTCACGCACTGTAATCTATGTGGCCATTCTCGTACATTGAGATTTGATGAACTTGGTTTGATGGGATGTCCCTGTAGTGATACCAAGGCTTCTTCTTCACTGGTTGTGTCTGGACCAATGTGGCTTGGACCGCTTCATGATGCGTCGTATGTGAAGGAAATGCTGGAATTGGCAAAGGAATTGGGGTGGATCGGTGAAGGCACTGGCGTGGATCTGGAGAAGCTTCTCAGTATAATGATTGAAGAGAGCGATCCAAGACTGCCACCAGGATACACCAAAATGGATGAG atGGCCAGCCGTGCAAAGATGAACTCACCTccgttgaagaagatgatgagtgcACTAGTTAAG GAGGGATATGCTGTTAGCAGATCTCACATTATCCCCAACGCTCTCAAAACAGATTGTCCCATGTCAAACTTTGTAAGGATTGCCCAAGAAAATTTGAAGAGTTGA
- the LOC104712293 gene encoding alpha-galactosidase 3, whose translation MAIVKKMKDLVLFLVGLFSLSVLVSQSIAGRVKAPLLQSNTGGLVFSKSFNSIYDTSMYGRLQLNNGLARTPQMGWNSWNFFACNINETVIKETADALVSSGLADLGYIHVNIDDCWSNLLRDSKGQLVPHPETFPSGIKLLADYVHSKGLKLGIYSDAGVFTCQVRPGSLFHEVDDADIFASWGVDYLKYDNCFNLGIKPIKRYPPMRDALNATGRSIFYSLCEWGDDDPALWAKEVGNSWRTTEDINDTWASMTTIADLNNKWAAYAGPGGWNDPDMLEVGNGGMTYEEYRGHFSIWALMKAPLLIGCDVRNMTAETFEILSNKEVIAVNQDPLGVQGRKIQANGDDNCQQVWSGPLTGDRMVIALWNRCSEPATITASWDLIGLESTISVSVRDLWQHKDVTDNASVSFEAQVDAHDCHMYVLTPQTESHSDV comes from the exons ATGGCGATTGtcaagaagatgaaagatttAGTCTTGTTCCTCGTTGGGCTCTTTTCTTTGTCTGTTTTGGTCTCTCAGTCGATCGCAGGGAGAGTCAAAGCTCCGTTGTTGCAGAGCAATACTGGTGGGTTGGTCTTCAGCAAATCATTCAATTCGATCTATGATACGTCTATGTACGGACGCTTGCAGCTCAACAACGGTCTCGCTCGAACTCCACAAATGGG ATGGAATAGCTGGAATTTCTTTGCTTGCAATATCAATGAAACGGTCATTAAGGAAACTG CTGATGCTTTGGTCTCCTCTGGCTTGGCTGATTTAGGATACATACATGTCAATATTG aTGATTGTTGGTCCAATTTGTTACGCGATTCAAAG GGTCAATTGGTTCCTCATCCGGAAACCTTCCCATCAGGAATCAAGCTTCTTGCTGATTATGTTCATTCAAAAGGTCTTAAACTTGGTATATATTCTGATGCTGG CGTTTTCACGTGTCAAGTTCGTCCTGGATCCCTTTTCCATGAAGTGGATGATGCAGACATTTTTGCTTCTTGG GGTGTGGATTATCTGAAATATGACAACTGTTTCAACCTGGGAATAAAACCAATCaaaag ATACCCTCCCATGCGTGATGCTCTAAACGCGACTGGTCGCTCAATCTTTTATTCGCTTTGTGAATG GGGTGATGATGATCCTGCCTTGTGGGCAAAAGAAGTTGGAAACAGTTGGCGCACAACTGAGGACATCAATGATACATGGGCAAG TATGACTACAATTGCTGATTTGAATAACAAGTGGGCTGCTTATGCTGGACCCGGTGGTTGGAATG ATCCGGATATGTTGGAAGTAGGGAATGGAGGGATGACATATGAGGAGTATCGAGGTCATTTTAGCATTTGGGCTTTGATGAAA GCACCACTTTTGATTGGTTGTGATGTAAGAAACATGACCGCGgaaacttttgagattttgaGCAATAAGGAAGTTATCGCTGTTAACCAAG ACCCACTTGGTGTTCAAGGAAGGAAAATTCAAGCCAATGGAGATGATAATTGTCAGCAG GTGTGGTCAGGACCTTTAACTGGTGACCGTATGGTAATCGCTCTCTGGAACCGTTGCTCTGAGCCTGCAACCATTACAGCATCATGGGATCTAATCGGTCTTGAATCTACGATTAGCGTCTCAGTAAGGGACTTGTGGCAGCACAAAGATGTAACAGATAATGCTTCTGTTTCGTTTGAAGCACAAGTAGACGCACACGACTGTCATATGTACGTTCTCACTCCCCAGACAGAATCACACTCTGATGTATAG
- the LOC104712292 gene encoding uncharacterized protein LOC104712292 isoform X2: MGLRALLPLQHNSGFISTTKVPVSRTSPRFNRSPRWVVVSAKQDDKDDEKKNKKKKKKSEDEETSLFTQLTDALDFSQVRSEKDADLLYEAREATKSGGKMTQEQYGALRRKIGGTYKDFFKSYVEVDGTYVEEGWVDKTCKICKKDTKGEARQVDKLGRYAHVSCLQNPPSSSGNFFTRLFSK, encoded by the exons atGGGTTTGAGAGCATTGCTGCCTCTTCAACACAACAGTGGGTTCATATCCACGACCAAAGTCCCCGTCTCAAGAACCTCTCCGAGATTTAACCGGAGTCCTAGATGGGTCGTTGTGTCGGCCAAGCAAGAtgataaagatgatgagaagaagaataagaagaagaagaagaagagtgaagatGAGGAGACTTCGTTGTTTACTCAATTAACTGATGCGTTGGACTTCTCACAGGTTCGGTCGGAGAAAGACGCTGATCTTCTCTACGAGGCTCGTGAAGCCACCAAATCTGGTGGCAAGATGACCCAAGAACAG TATGGGGcattaagaagaaaaatcgGAGGGACATACAAGGACTTTTTTAAATCCTACGTTGAAG TGGATGGGACATATGTGGAGGAAGGATGGGTGGACAAAACATGCAAGATTTGCAAAAAGGATACAAAGGGTGAGGCAAGACAAGTTGACAAGTTAGGGAGATATGCCCATGTCTCTTGTCTTCAAAATCCTCCTAGTTCTTCTGGAAATTTCTTCACCAGGCTCTTCTCTAAATGA
- the LOC104712292 gene encoding uncharacterized protein LOC104712292 isoform X1: MGLRALLPLQHNSGFISTTKVPVSRTSPRFNRSPRWVVVSAKQDDKDDEKKNKKKKKKSEDEETSLFTQLTDALDFSQVRSEKDADLLYEAREATKSGGKMTQEQYGALRRKIGGTYKDFFKSYVEVDGTYVEEGWVDKTCKICKKDTKGEARQVDKLGRYAHVSCLQNPPSSSGNFFTRLFSK; this comes from the exons atGGGTTTGAGAGCATTGCTGCCTCTTCAACACAACAGTGGGTTCATATCCACGACCAAAGTCCCCGTCTCAAGAACCTCTCCGAG ATTTAACCGGAGTCCTAGATGGGTCGTTGTGTCGGCCAAGCAAGAtgataaagatgatgagaagaagaataagaagaagaagaagaagagtgaagatGAGGAGACTTCGTTGTTTACTCAATTAACTGATGCGTTGGACTTCTCACAGGTTCGGTCGGAGAAAGACGCTGATCTTCTCTACGAGGCTCGTGAAGCCACCAAATCTGGTGGCAAGATGACCCAAGAACAG TATGGGGcattaagaagaaaaatcgGAGGGACATACAAGGACTTTTTTAAATCCTACGTTGAAG TGGATGGGACATATGTGGAGGAAGGATGGGTGGACAAAACATGCAAGATTTGCAAAAAGGATACAAAGGGTGAGGCAAGACAAGTTGACAAGTTAGGGAGATATGCCCATGTCTCTTGTCTTCAAAATCCTCCTAGTTCTTCTGGAAATTTCTTCACCAGGCTCTTCTCTAAATGA
- the LOC104712291 gene encoding cysteine--tRNA ligase 2, cytoplasmic-like isoform X2, producing MEVEKEKPELTLYNTMTQLKEVLKPINPGKIGMYVCGITSYDFSHLGHARAAVSFDLLYRYLRHLGYEVTYVRNFTDVDDKVIDRANKCGENPLALSSRFCEEYLVDMAALQCLLPTHQPRVSDHMELIIKMIEKIIENGCGYAVGGDVFFSVDKSPNYGQLSGQRLDHTQAGKRVAVDSRKRNPADFALWKAAKTGEPSWESPWGPGRPGWHIECSAMSAHYLSPRFDIHGGGADLKFPHHENEIAQTCAACEDSGTLEDLVKALSPYREEMSEGVGKAVQTAEAKDIIKKVKSEFETKMSNDLNTAHILTGAFQDAMRFINVSITKLKKMQKKQRMSLVVSLVEVEKAVREVLDVLGLLTTVSYAEFLKEMKQKALTRAEMGEEEVLRKIEERKMARKNKEFKRSDKIRESLAVKGIYLEDTLGGTVWRPATPLILKPKFGLGKIALIFAIMFIFVGLFFYSR from the exons ATGGAGGTGGAGAAGGAGAAGCCAGAATTGACATTGTACAACACGATGACTCAACTGAAGGAAGTTTTAAAACCCATCAATCCTGGAAAGATCGGAATGTATGTCTGTGGTATCACCTCCTACGATTTCAGCCATCTTGGCCACGCTCGTGCCGCCGTCTCCTTTGACCTTCTTTACAG ATACTTAAGGCACTTGGGTTATGAGGTTACTTATGTTCGGAATTTTACTGATGTTGATGACAAG GTGATTGACAGAGCTAACAAGTGTGGAGAGAACCCATTAGCTTTGAGTAGTCGCTTTTGCGAGGAGTATCTTGTAGATATGGCTGCTCTTCAGTGCCTCCTTCCCACTCACCAGCCTCGTGTCAGTGACCATATGGAACTCATTATTAAGATGATTGAAAAG ATCATTGAGAACGGGTGTGGGTATGCAGTGGGTGGTGATGTGTTCTTCTCTGTTGATAAATCACCAAATTACGGTCAATTATCTGGGCAACGGCTGGATCATACTCAAGCTGGTAAGCGTGTTGCTGTTGACTCAAGGAAGCGCAATCCTGCTGACTTTGCATTATGGAAG GCTGCAAAAACTGGTGAACCAAGTTGGGAGAGCCCTTGGGGTCCAGGAAGACCAGGATGGCACATTGAGTGCAGCGCCATGAGTGCTCATTACCTGTCTCCGAGATTTGATATTCATGGTGGTGGTGCAGACCTGAAATTCCCGCACCATGAGAATGAGATTGCACAGACATGTGCTGCTTGTGAAGATAGTGGT ACGTTAGAAGACCTTGTCAAAGCTCTGTCGCCATATCGAGAAGAAATGAGTGAAGGTGTTGGAAAGGCTGTACAGACTGCAGAAGCCAAAGACATTATAAAGAAAGTGAAGAGTgagtttgaaacaaaaatgtcaaaCGACTTGAACACTGCACATATACTCACGGGTGCTTTCCAAGATGCAATGAGATTCATAAACGTTTCAATCACCAAGCTCAAGAAGATGCAGAAGAAGCAGCGGATGTCACTGGTCGTGTCACTGGTGGAGGTTGAGAAAGCAGTCAGAGAAGTTCTTGATGTGCTTGGTTTGCTCACAACTGTAAGCTACGCCGaatttttgaaagagatgaaACAAAAGGCATTAACAAGAGCAGAAATGGGAGAAGAGGAGGTCTTGCGGAAGATTGAAGAAAGGAAAATGGCACGGAAGAATAAAGAGTTTAAGAGAAGTGATAAGATCAGAGAGTCGTTGGCAGTTAAAGGGATCTATCTGGAGGATACACTTGGAGGAACTGTCTGGAGACCCGCCACCCCTTTGATTTTGAAGCCTAAATTCGGTTTAGGCAAGATCGCCTTGATTTTTGCTATCATGTTTATTTTCGTTGGCTTGTTCTTCTATAGTCGTTGA
- the LOC104715710 gene encoding cysteine--tRNA ligase 2, cytoplasmic-like isoform X2, translated as MQAAKTGEPSWESPWGPGRPGWHIECSAMSAHYLSPRFDIHGGGADLKFPHHENEIAQTCAACEDSGTLEDLVKALSPYREEMSEGVGKAVQTAEAKDIIKKVKSEFETKMSNDLNTAHILTGAFQDAMRFINVSITKLKKMQKKQRMSLVVSLVEVEKAVREVLDVLGLLTTVSYAEFLKEMKQKALTRAEMGEEEVLRKIEERKMARKNKEFKRSDKIRESLAVKGIYLEDTLGGTVWRPATPLILKPKFGLGKIALIFAIMFIFVGLFFYSR; from the exons ATGCAGGCTGCAAAAACTGGTGAACCAAGTTGGGAGAGCCCTTGGGGTCCAGGAAGACCAGGATGGCACATTGAGTGCAGCGCCATGAGTGCTCATTACCTGTCTCCGAGATTTGATATTCATGGTGGTGGTGCAGACCTGAAATTCCCGCACCATGAGAATGAGATTGCACAGACATGTGCTGCTTGTGAAGATAGTGGT ACGTTAGAAGACCTTGTCAAAGCTCTGTCGCCATATCGAGAAGAAATGAGTGAAGGTGTTGGAAAGGCTGTACAGACTGCAGAAGCCAAAGACATTATAAAGAAAGTGAAGAGTgagtttgaaacaaaaatgtcaaaCGACTTGAACACTGCACATATACTCACGGGTGCTTTCCAAGATGCAATGAGATTCATAAACGTTTCAATCACCAAGCTCAAGAAGATGCAGAAGAAGCAGCGGATGTCACTGGTCGTGTCACTGGTGGAGGTTGAGAAAGCAGTCAGAGAAGTTCTTGATGTGCTTGGTTTGCTCACAACTGTAAGCTACGCCGaatttttgaaagagatgaaACAAAAGGCATTAACAAGAGCAGAAATGGGAGAAGAGGAGGTCTTGCGGAAGATTGAAGAAAGGAAAATGGCACGGAAGAATAAAGAGTTTAAGAGAAGTGATAAGATCAGAGAGTCGTTGGCAGTTAAAGGGATCTATCTGGAGGATACACTTGGAGGAACTGTCTGGAGACCCGCCACCCCTTTGATTTTGAAGCCTAAATTCGGTTTAGGCAAGATCGCCTTGATTTTTGCTATCATGTTTATTTTCGTTGGCTTGTTCTTCTATAGTCGTTGA
- the LOC104715709 gene encoding alpha-galactosidase 3-like, protein MAIVKKMKDLVLFLVGFFSLSVLVSQSIAGRVKAPLLQSNTGGLVFSKSFNSIYDTSMYGRLQLNNGLARTPQMGWNSWNFFACNINETVIKETADALVSSGLADLGYIHVNIDDCWSNLLRDSKGQLVPHPETFPSGIKLLADYVHSKGLKLGIYSDAG, encoded by the exons ATGGCGATTGtcaagaagatgaaagatttAGTCTTGTTCCTCGTTgggttcttttctttgtctgtTTTGGTCTCTCAGTCGATCGCAGGGAGAGTCAAAGCTCCGTTGTTGCAGAGCAATACTGGTGGGTTGGTCTTCAGCAAATCATTCAATTCGATCTATGATACGTCTATGTACGGACGCTTGCAGCTCAACAACGGTCTCGCTCGAACTCCACAAATGGG ATGGAATAGCTGGAATTTCTTTGCTTGCAATATCAATGAAACGGTCATTAAGGAAACTG CTGATGCTTTGGTCTCCTCTGGCTTGGCTGATTTAGGATACATACATGTCAATATTG aTGATTGTTGGTCCAATTTGTTACGCGATTCAAAG GGTCAATTGGTTCCTCATCCGGAAACCTTCCCATCAGGAATCAAGCTTCTTGCTGATTATGTTCATTCAAAAGGTCTTAAACTTGGTATATATTCTGATGCTGGGTAG